One Pecten maximus chromosome 16, xPecMax1.1, whole genome shotgun sequence DNA window includes the following coding sequences:
- the LOC117345366 gene encoding apolipoprotein D-like isoform X1 produces MIGQSTIDGSRLTTGNLTMRSPLVLVVLALVADVSLGQVFGKGKCPTVSVQQSFDIQKYIGNWYEIQRFYVGFEDNTKCTEANYQLKEDGHIRVDNKCISLKDDGKVIEAIGDGYVPDKTQPAKLEVKFAEGAPYGNYWILDTDNANYTLIYSCKDVLGLTHVEFCWILSRERTLASETKEKLYQKLSGFGVKTDNFLTTEQTDC; encoded by the exons ATGATAGGACAGTCGACCATAGATGGATCTCGTTT GACCACAGGAAATCTAACGATGCGATCGCCACTCGTCCTCGTAGTTCTCGCGCTAGTTGCTGATGTATCCCTTGGTCAGGTGTTCGGGAAGGGCAAGTGCCCTACGGTGTCTGTACAACAGTCGTTTGACATACaaaag tatatcgGTAACTGGTATGAAATACAGAGGTTTTATGTTGGATTTGAGGATAATACCAAATGCACTGAAGCGAATTATCAACTGAAAGAGGATGGGCACATCCGGGTGGATAATAAATGTATATC GTTGAAAGACGATGGTAAGGTCATCGAAGCGATAGGAGACGGTTATGTTCCTGACAAAACACAACCGGCAAAACTTGAAGTGAAATTTGCAGAAG GTGCCCCGTACGGTAATTACTGGATACTGGACACGGATAACGCCAACTATACGCTGATCTACTCCTGTAAGGATGTTCTCGGCCTAACACATGTGGAGTTCTGTTGGATTCTGTCACGGGAGAGAACTCTAGCGTCTGAAACGAAGGAAAAACTTTATCAAAAGCTGTCTGGTTTTGGAGTGAAAACTGACAATTTTTTGACAACAGAACAGACGGATTGTTAA
- the LOC117345366 gene encoding apolipoprotein D-like isoform X2, which translates to MRSPLVLVVLALVADVSLGQVFGKGKCPTVSVQQSFDIQKYIGNWYEIQRFYVGFEDNTKCTEANYQLKEDGHIRVDNKCISLKDDGKVIEAIGDGYVPDKTQPAKLEVKFAEGAPYGNYWILDTDNANYTLIYSCKDVLGLTHVEFCWILSRERTLASETKEKLYQKLSGFGVKTDNFLTTEQTDC; encoded by the exons ATGCGATCGCCACTCGTCCTCGTAGTTCTCGCGCTAGTTGCTGATGTATCCCTTGGTCAGGTGTTCGGGAAGGGCAAGTGCCCTACGGTGTCTGTACAACAGTCGTTTGACATACaaaag tatatcgGTAACTGGTATGAAATACAGAGGTTTTATGTTGGATTTGAGGATAATACCAAATGCACTGAAGCGAATTATCAACTGAAAGAGGATGGGCACATCCGGGTGGATAATAAATGTATATC GTTGAAAGACGATGGTAAGGTCATCGAAGCGATAGGAGACGGTTATGTTCCTGACAAAACACAACCGGCAAAACTTGAAGTGAAATTTGCAGAAG GTGCCCCGTACGGTAATTACTGGATACTGGACACGGATAACGCCAACTATACGCTGATCTACTCCTGTAAGGATGTTCTCGGCCTAACACATGTGGAGTTCTGTTGGATTCTGTCACGGGAGAGAACTCTAGCGTCTGAAACGAAGGAAAAACTTTATCAAAAGCTGTCTGGTTTTGGAGTGAAAACTGACAATTTTTTGACAACAGAACAGACGGATTGTTAA
- the LOC117345366 gene encoding apolipoprotein D-like isoform X3 translates to MNLGTPGNCFVLVGLYIGNWYEIQRFYVGFEDNTKCTEANYQLKEDGHIRVDNKCISLKDDGKVIEAIGDGYVPDKTQPAKLEVKFAEGAPYGNYWILDTDNANYTLIYSCKDVLGLTHVEFCWILSRERTLASETKEKLYQKLSGFGVKTDNFLTTEQTDC, encoded by the exons ATGAATTTAGGGACACCAggcaactgtttcgtccttgtaggactc tatatcgGTAACTGGTATGAAATACAGAGGTTTTATGTTGGATTTGAGGATAATACCAAATGCACTGAAGCGAATTATCAACTGAAAGAGGATGGGCACATCCGGGTGGATAATAAATGTATATC GTTGAAAGACGATGGTAAGGTCATCGAAGCGATAGGAGACGGTTATGTTCCTGACAAAACACAACCGGCAAAACTTGAAGTGAAATTTGCAGAAG GTGCCCCGTACGGTAATTACTGGATACTGGACACGGATAACGCCAACTATACGCTGATCTACTCCTGTAAGGATGTTCTCGGCCTAACACATGTGGAGTTCTGTTGGATTCTGTCACGGGAGAGAACTCTAGCGTCTGAAACGAAGGAAAAACTTTATCAAAAGCTGTCTGGTTTTGGAGTGAAAACTGACAATTTTTTGACAACAGAACAGACGGATTGTTAA